acatataataataatatcaaatatttttaaaattataaattttaattttagccaATTGAAAAAAACttgaaacttttaaaaatttactaattaaattctaaatttttaagtttttattaattatatcctaatctttattattgttgcgatattgaattaaataacattataatattattgttgCGATATTGTATTAAAtaacattataattttattagtctcCAACGACAAAAACAATAGTAGGCTATATTTAggatagaatataaaatttaaaatttaattgataattaaattagttattacaattatttttaataaaaaaattaaatagtaaattccttaaaatattaagaatattataatatattttttaaaactgattgcacttaattaatgagtttttcatGAAAACTATAtactaatttttcttaaataatttttaccATTTAAAAAGTGAGTATTGTTTTCTTTGCCTGCTTGGCTGCTTCCACAGGAAACCACACAGCTTTATCTGcgatttccttttccttttcgaATACTGATACACGCTTAAACTGATATAATTTCTCCATGTTCCAGGCGGAATTGGTCACAGAGACCTGATTTCCTAGAAGCGTGTTTTCCCTTTTCAACTGCTACTAGGAGACTCCTCTATTTATACAATACATCTCAAGTTTCTGGATCCGCACTCTCATACCAAACATCAAGGATCAATTTTAGCACATACCCACGACTCAATCCATCGAGATATCTCTGCAATTGATATCTTCTTTTTCCATCTCTACAGCCATGGATAAATCTTCGAGAACTGTTTTCTTCTCTTGTGTTCTGCTTCTCTCCTTATGTGTTCCACCATCTTTGGCTCAAACTTGCCGGGGCCATACTTTCTCTACCAATCAAGTATTCACAGCTTGCAGCGATCTTCCTGTATTGAGTTCTTTCTTCTATTGGAATTACTATCCATCAAACCTCACTGCTGATATTGCTTTTCGCAAAGCTGGAGCATCCACCAACACTTGGGTTGCATGGGCTCTCAATCCTAGTGGCCAACAGATGGTGGGGTCACAGGCTATTCTGGCTTTTCATAACTCCAGCGGTGTCCCGACCGCTTATACCACGCCAATAACCAGCTTCTCCCCATCGATGCAACCGGGGAACTTGAGTTTTCAGGTCTCCAATCTTAAAGCAGAGTATTCAAATGGCCATATGATACTCTTTGCTACTCTGCACCTTACGAGTAGCTTGATATCGACCAACCAAGTGTGGCAGGAAGGTAGCATGAGCGGAACTAGTTTTAATTCTCATGCCATGGATTCAGAAAACAGCGCATCAGTAGGGACTATAAATTTTGAGACTGGAGCAACAGTTGCAGGATCTGTCGGAACAAGCACTAAGAAGAATGTAAGTGATCCAAGTCAATTATCAATTTCATTATAACTAACAGATAAACATCTAAACCATGAATTGTAAAGGTGGTTTTCTATTGAAAAACATTCAGGTCCATGGAGCACTAAACGCAGTGAGCTGGGGAGTTCTGATGCCAATGGGAATAATGATGGCCAGATACTTGAAGGTGTTCAAGGTAGCAAACCCAGCTTGGTTTTATCTGCATGCAGCTTGCCAATCATCTGCATATATTATTGGGGTTGCTGGATGGGGAACTGGTCTTAAATTAGGCAGTGATTCTCCTGGAATCAAGTATACCAAACACAGAAACATTGGCATAACCCTCTTCTCCTTTGCAACACTTCAGGTAATAATATTTTGCCTAAAAGTCGTTCGTTTTGTCTGGTtaaattctttcttttatttgctAGATATAATGAAAATTACTCCAACTGAAACATAGATAGACATGTCTTCTAACAGAGGAATTGAATGCTGTGCAGGTGTTTGCGTTGCTGTTGAGGCCAAAGCCAGATCACAAGTACAGACTGTATTGGAACATCTACCACCATTCCATTGGATATGCAACCATCATTCTGAGCATCATAAACATCTACGAGGGATTTGACATTTTAGATCCTGAGAAGAAATGGAAAAAGATATACACTGGAATTATCATATTCTTAGGTGCCCTTGCAGCTCTATTAGAGGGTATCACTTGGATCATTGTCCTCAGAAGGAAGAAAGCAGTCACCTCCAACAAGCATGTCATTGGGAGTGCTTAGGTTACAGCTGACACTTtaggttattattttttttgtagaGGTTATTATTTGTGTTATGGGTACTTTGGGTTGATTTAAGACTACATTGTCATTTGTTTCCATCTTTTACATTTGTTTTCATTCTCTATAAATATTGTTtccattcattttattaattgattgaaTTTCAATTAAGATCTCATAACAAAAATTCataatcatgaaaaatatttttcaattaattaagtgtctaatgaaaaatgaaaaattattttaattaaataaattagattGGACATTTACTtatgaggaaaataaataatcATATGTTCTATATGATATTTCTCTTCTCAATTTTCATGTTGTGTATGTAGTCCTTAGATTTAAGACTACATTTGCTTATATACTTGTACTGGTGATTTGAGTTTGATATTGCTCATATACTTGTACAAGATATAGGTATATGGCTATTGTTGGCTTAAGTTAGTTGTACATAGAGGTAAGAGATTAGTCAAGATTGGATTTATTACGGCGGATAAACGGGTAAAGTTTCATTACCGAGTTAATTATTCTTAATAACAAATTCTTAATCGAGGTATTATGATTTAATTAGAAAGGATTCTAATGTAAGTTTTgctaattaagaattaaaattaagtaaagtCGTATAGTCTATAGCATTGGAGTTTGACATTTAGCGTGATCCTAGGTTGGATTCAGATTCTGTAACAAAAGGATTATAGTGCATGATAATTTATGATCATAATTCAGATTGAATGAAATAATACATTCATCATTAATTGGTTAGCCATGTTGTATTATGCAGACGCTAATAATTGTTGATAGGAACCGAAAATGCATGGGATGTCATTCGAGGTATATAAAAAGACAATTTCCATTCACATTGCCAATTCACTATGAATCTAGGAAGTCATGCACATAAGGATCAATCTTAgcaagattaattaattaattaaatgtgtttaattaattatattaattaatgaatttagttAGCCATACTAATTGTGAGTTCCTAGCATGATTTGAACTAAATTCAACCATAGtgagttaaaattaaattaatggtaCTAATGAATTCATaggatgaattttaaataagaaaaataaattaatgtgaTGAATTTTATTCGTATAGAATATGAATTTTAAAGAAGAAGATTATTTCATATGATGAATTAATGTTAGGTAGGACATGAGcttagaagaaaataaaaatttttattgagtCATATTTGATATGGacttaatttaatatgatatggACCTCCAATATATTTTGGTGGAATTAAGACACTAATCTTATTCTCTTAATGGGTTTAAGATCAAATGTTGATCGAACCCATATTCAATTAATATGgttaattaataagaaaataattaattatattaacatgattaatttaattaatttatatttaataatagacatattataacacatatacaaattgatgaccgctgggtttcttCGCCCCCGACTAAGGTCAAGTCCATTAGAGCAGCCCATAATCTGAAGGCTTCTAAGCCTCCTCCAAgaaccaggtccagcccgcCCGACTCAAAGACCAGGTTCCAGTCTTTTTCTTCAAACAGGCCGGCCCAACTCTTCCGGCCCAATCAACAGATTCCTTTTGGGCCTAGTTGTAACCTTATCTTCCGACTCAGCTCGGAACCAGGAAGGGATTCAGTCCATCCGCCTTGTGCGACCACCCGCATGCGTGTccgggagaatcaggggccgttacgcatgagacAAAGATCTGATctcctcgtacgtccgtatcacaggaacaggtggcccaatgacacacattctattacacgtcactagcggacgagaggaaacatataaaaggagaaatgttctcctctaggtctaagctttttccagttttacagaactcttgtaaaaccctattttctggatctcagatcatcaattggtgccgtctgtgggaacgaaggagatcttttcatcgccggagttccactctcacaaatacccactgagatccacaatggctaaccatAACGAAAATAGCGTCACTCCAAATGacttgagctctgcccaagaggggcagcagttctccttttctagtcctacaacgccaaacaaccaaacactaatccctttcaacccctcgccaagcctgatggggaatgcttccgccgctaccttgtccaaccaagaccttcaaaccatggccctccaactacagagcaccacccactggttggggcagataatgcagcaacggggccttagcacccccgcAAACGTGTcgccagtggtagaagaaccctaGACCAACGAACCTCAGCCTACCTTCAACCACCCCAGAACTGTCAGCCAAGAAACCGGAGACGGGAGGAGGAGAgacggagaagaggaagagccggaagctcgagttcatggaaggagggtgagggagcTGATAGAGAATGATGAAGTCGATAGCTACTATGCCGGAACCACCGGAAGAGTGGGGAGCAAGACATGGGAAGAGGAGTGCCGCCAGGAGAGAAAGCCCAGGCAGGAAGTGGAGAGTGTAGACCAGAAGttgcaaaagatgagagagcaacTCTTGGCCGAGCTGGGAACGAGGGATCAGAACCAAGTCCTcctgcccacctcttcacccttctcaaagtgggtgcagcaggagactgtccccaagaagtttatgatgccgcctatgGCCACGTATGACAGGGCTGGGAACCCTAgggagcacgtcttgaactacaagactttcatggagctgcaaactcTTTCAGATGCCTTGACATGTAAGGTATTCCCTACGACGCTCTCAgggccagcacgggcgtggttcaacagccttgaagCCAAAAGTATCAGcagttttggagatctggccactcgcttcatcagccggtttattgccggggtgcccgcagataggaagacgagttacCTGGAGACGGTCAGACAAAGGAGAGACGAATCACTCAGGGAAtacgtcgcccgtttcaatacggaggccctgcaaatccccgagctcgatgagggaagggcTGTAGAAGCTATGCAGAAGGGGACAACCTCGGTCGAATTCTTTGGctcattaagcaggaagcctccgacctcactggctgagctgatgaagcgggctgaaaaatacataaggcaggatgatgacTTAGTGACAAGCAGGTTCGCCAGAGGAGCGATAGATCAGGGGAAAGCACCGGAGGAAGGAAGGCCGGAGAAGCACGAGAAAAAGCATGGCAAGAGACCTGAGCCTTACAGACAACCCTGGGATcaaagggaccaaagaccccaCCCTCCTCggatctcttcaaaactcaaatcctttgcattcaaaaccataaaacacttaaaaaccttttagaaaacctttctcttttaCTCTTCTAGGAACCTCTGACATCattgaattccagattccaacggaaatcCCGCCGGAAAGTAAGAATTCTAATAccagggtctagccgggtattacatgcatGCTTAGCGGGGTCTAGCAACCATGACAATAGCCTTGCCTTTGCAAGCAGCATGGCGCTGCTTGAACAAATTTGCTTTGAGACCCTGCCATATctgcaaaaaagagaaaagtaagtaagCAAGGTAGTCTGAAATATAAAAAAGGCAGAAAGAGAAGTACCCTGATCTTGAGCTAAGGAAGTGCCCTCCCCAAGCCTAGGAAACCTTGGCAGGTGAGGACCCCTAATCTGGCTTGCTTGCAGATGGCTCTACCAAGATAAAATGGCGTTCCTCATCGCCTAGGTGATGTCCATTTTCTTTAGGAATTTAACCGTCGTTAAGAGAAAGCCTAAAGTTTTGTCCTTCTCCCTCCTTGGACGGACTTCATCCTTCTTCAATTCCATCCAATAATGCCAATTTGTTTGAAGACTCCAAAACCCCCCGGCGTCTAGTGATGgaggataaaaaatttatttttccaccACTTCAGGGAGGAATGTACCTAATCAAACATGGTTAAGTGCTTTCGATTGCTGAAGTACCAAAACTCCTCGCTTTTGCAAGTACTCAACTGATATAACTGGGAGAAAAACGTTATTTTCTAACACTAAAACTCTAAGTAATTCATCACATTCTCTCTATTCTTCAAgatactaacttgagcgtcggagtggttaccgtgggcacccaccaccacctcaaattattttccttccttGCAGGTTCTAACCAATCTTAGCATAACTCTATTCCGGCCACgttatcaatttaatttcagCAACATcaataagtaaattaattaataaaatagttgaaagtaaaaataattaaaaaaatatttttaacatcgTAATTGCAATCTCActctatattaatttaattactaattaaactctattatttaaatattctttttccaAATAgcctttatttttttactatcaTTTATTAATCATacattttttaactaaaataatagTAGGCTACATTTaggataaaatataatatttaaaatttaattaataattaaattagtatagaatgaaattataaaaatttataaaaaatcaaatattttatgactaactcaaaataatattataaagatatataaaatatgcactccaaggcttagcctggtggaaagtgcatcctgtagccttgaaaggtctaaggttcgactcccccaaccccctatttcaaaaaaaaaaaaaagatatataaaatatatttatttatttatatgaacATTTTCGAATAACAAAAATCAATatacaaaattcaaatcaaacaTGGGCATTATTTCTAAAACCAAACTCATTATCTACTCTATTTTATTAGAATGCAATAAAATTAGATAAGCGTGAAAATCTAGCCAACAAATATCTTCCTACTAtcctttaaaattatttatataatcttaatgtgtttttaaattctcactaaattaaataattttacgacataattttacataattttaaaattatttgttaattGTTAGAATTTTTCCTACAAAATTTTACCAtttgtaattaataaaaatttgtagACTCACTTGCCCATTGGCCAATCCCCAATAGAATTTCTTGCCTGCTTGGCTGCTTCCACAGGAAACCACACAGCTTTATCTTcgatttccttttccttttcgaATACTGATACACGCTTAAACGGATATAATTTCTCCATGTTCCAGGCGGAATTGGTCACAGAAACCTGATTTCCTAAAAGAGTGTTTTCCCTTTTCAACTGCTACTAGGAGACTCCTCTATTTATACATTACATCTCAAGTTTCTGAATCCGCACACTCATACCAAACATCAAGGATCAATTTTAGCACATACCCACGACTCAATCCATCGAGATATCTCTGCAATTGATATCTTCTTTTTCCATCTCTACAGCCATGGATAAATCTTGGACAACTGTTTTCTTCTCTTGTGTTCTGCTTCTCTCCTTATGTGTTCCACCATCTTTGGCTCAAACTTGCCGGGGCCATACTTTCTCTAGCAATCAAGTATTCACTGCTTGCAGCAATCTTCCTGTGTTGAGTTCTTTCCTCTATTGGAATTACTATCCATCAAACCTCACTGCTGATATTGCTTTTCGCAAAGCTGGAGCATCCACCAACACTTGGGTTGCATGGGCTCTCAATCCTAGTGGCCAACAGATGGTGGGGTCACAGGCTATTCTGGCTTTTCATAACTCCAGTGGTGTCCCGACCGCTTATACCACGCCAATAACCAGCTTCTCCCCATCGATGCAACCGGGGAACTTGAGTTTTCGGGTCTCCAATCTTAAAGCAGAGTATTCAAATGGCGATATGATACTCTTTGCTACTCTGCACCTTACGAGTAGCTTGATATCGACCAACCAAGTGTGGCAGGAAGGTAGCATGAGCGGAACTAGTTTTAATTCTCATGCCATGGATTCAGAAAACAGCGCATCAGTAGGGACTATAAATTTTGAGACTGGAGCAACAGTTGCAGGATCTGTCGGAACAAGCACTAAGAAGAATGTAAGTGATCCAAGTCAATTATCAATTTCATTATAACTAACAGATAAACACCTAAACCATGGATTGTAAGGTTGGTTTTCTATTGAAAAACTTTCAGGTTCATGGAGCACTAAACGCAGTGAGCTGGGGAGTTCTGATGCCAATGGGAATAATGATGGCTAGATACTTGAAGGTGTTCAAGGTAGCAAACCCAGCTTGGTTTTATCTACATGCAGCTTGCCAATCATCTGCATATATCATTGGGGTTGCTGGATGGGGAACTGGTCTTAAATTGGGCAGTGATTCTCCTGGAATCAAGTACACCAAACACAGAAACATTGGCATAACCCTCTTCTGCTTTGCAACACTTCAGGTAATAATATTTTGCCTAAAAAGTCGTTCGTTAATGTTCTGCTGCAATATTCAAACACAATGTTCTGCAATATTAACTGGAAAACAGAactaaaaaataagagaacaaTGAAGAACACAACAGATTTCACTCTTTTTGTGGTGCTGCACAAAAACTCTGATGCCGCACctgtttttataataaaatcaaaagtaATGGGACTACAAAATAGGAGAAAGTGGCTTATTAAGCTCCTGCAACTTCTCCATGTCTGCTGACCAAATCAATAACAGAAAATCCCTACAAATACTCCCACTTGGAGTTTGAcagattattaaaaaataatttagacaACTACTCCTAGCTGTaccaatcaaaataaaaataaaaaaataaaaacaagttTAACATCAACACTCACTCCCCTTAAACTTGTTTATTCCTTTTGACTGACTGCCTTCAAACTTAGCTTCTCTCAAAGTTCTTCAAACCTCTGCCTTTCCAAAGACTTTGTTAACACATCAGCAAGCTGAATTTCAGTGTTAACATATAACAAATCAATACTTCCAGCCTGCACACAATCACGAATAAAGTGATATCGTGTATCAATGTGCTTGCTCCTATCGTGAAACACAGGATTTTTTGCAAGTGCAATTGCTGATTTGTTATCCACCTTGAGCGTTGCTTTCACTTCTCTTCCAAGAATTGTACCTATAACTCTGCTCAACCAAATTCCTTGACACATTCCTGCAGTGGCAGCAATATATTCGGCTTCGCATGACGACAAAGCTACAACTCTTTGTTTTTGCGAAGTCCAAGTTACTGGATTGTTTCCAAGAAAATACAGAACTCCCGTTGTACTTTTCCTGTCATCTATATCTCCGGCAAGATCGCTATCACAGTAACCAATAAGACCCATATCTGATTGTTTCTTCAAATAAACACAGCCCAAATTTATGGTACCTTTTATGTACCGAAGGACCTGTTTTACAGCTGCCATGTGACTAGTTGTAGGTTTTTCCATAAATCTGCTCAAGACACCAACGGAGAAAGTGATATCTGGTCTTGTATTTACCAGATACCGAAGACTGCCAATTACACTCCTGTATAGTGTCTCATCTACAGTAGTTTCGCCTTCCACAACTTTACTAAACTTTATTCTTGGGTCCATGGGAAGCTTACATGGATTACACTCCCCTACTCCCATTTTTTCCAATATTTTCCTGGCATAACTGGTTTGATGAAGAGAAATAGAAGTAGGAGTTTGATTTACCTCAATACCAAGATAAAAACTTAGCAATCCAAGATCAGACATGTCAAACTTCTGCTGCATCTCTgtcttgaatttttttatgaCCTGCCGATTTCCTCCTGTCATGACAAGATCATCTACATACACTCCAACAATCATGATTTCACCTTCAAAAACCGTTTTGTACAGTGCATGTTCATGAGGGCACTGTTCAAAACCGAGTTCTTTTAAACACCCATCAAGCTTTGAATTCCAAGCCCTAGGTGCTTGCCTTaacccatataaagctttgtgtaactttaaaactttatttGGGTTTTTCTTATCTTCATATCCGATTGGCTGTGCAACATAAACGTCTTCTTCAAGCTCTCCATTCAAAAACGCTGTTTTCACGTCCATGTGATGCACCTCCCAATCTTTTTGAGCTGCAACCGCCAACAAAACTCTTATTGTCTCAAGTCTCGCAACCGGAGCAAACACCTCATTGAAATCAATGCCTTGTCTCTGCACATAGCCCTTTGCCACTAATCGAGCTTTGTGCTTTACAATCTTGCCTTCTGGGTTCTTTTTTAACCTGTACACCCACTTTAATCCAATCGGTTTGTGACCTGTTGGAAGATCAGTAAGCTCCCATGTGCTATTTTTTTTGATTGACGCGATTTCCTCCTCCATCGCCTTCTTCCAATTCTCATTCTTAGAGGCTTCCTCAAAGGAGGTGGGTTCCTCtaaagaaagaaaacataagCTGGCTTCTTCTATTTCTCGAGTATTGTCGTAAATCTCTTGAAGAGATCTGAATTTCCGTGATTCACTTGAACTGGAACTAGTGCTCGAGCTTTGAGATTGCGTACTGGATGAGGAGATCGGAGTTCCAATTTCAGGAGTCTCTGGATGAGGATTTACTGCTTGTTTGAAATTTACAGTAAATTCTCCGGCTTCCTTGATTCTCTCACCTGAATCATCATTCCATTGCCATTTTCTTCCCTCTTCGAAAGCTACATCACGACTCACAATTATTTTGTTTCGAATTGGATCAAATAACCTGTAAGCTTTTGACCCAATTTCATAACCAATCATTATTGCTTGATTGCTTCTATTAGCTAATTTAGTAAGATTAGGAGTTACATCTTTTACGTGTGCTACACACCCAAACACACGCAAATGATGTATATTTGGAATCTTACCAAACCAAGCTTGATAGGGAGTTGCTTCAGAAACACTTTGCGTAGGAGCTCTGTTCAAGATGTAAACTGCCGTCTTTACTGCTTCTGCCCAGAATTTCGACGGGACCTCCATGCTTTTTAACATACATCTCGCCATCTCTACGACGGTTTGATTTCTACGCTCTACTACACCATTTTGCTGCGGTGAGTATGGAGCAGTAAGAAATCGTTTAACTCCCTGTTCTTCACAAAATAATTTGAACGCTGTGGAAGTAAACTCTCCTCCCCGATCGGTTCTGATTGCTCTTAGCTTTTTATCAGATTCAGTTTCAACGAATATCTTGAATTTCTTGAAATTAGCTAGAGCCTCATCCTTGCTTTTCAACATATATACCCACATAAATCGGGAAAAATCATCCACCAATAACATGAAATAATTATTACCTCCACATGTTGTTGGTGATATTGGACCACACAAGTCACTGTGAACGAGCTCCAGGGGTCTGCTTGCTCTGAATTCTGTTTGTTTCGGGAATGAAGTTCTGTGCTGTTTCCCCACAAGACACCCATCACATAGCTTATTTACTTGATCAATACTGGGCAGCCCTTTGACCATGCCTTTTCTGCTGAGCTTTCTCAAAGAATCAAAATTAAGATGACCAAATCTAGCATGCCATGCCCAGGATTCATTGTCCATCTTTGCCAGCAAATTGATTGGTGTAGCAAGCTCTAAGGCTGCAATGTAAAGCCGGTTTGTTCCTCTCACAACATCCACCACTAGCCTGCTCCTCCTGTCATACAACTTCAGGTGTCCTCTGCCAATAACAATTGAGTTTCCTGCTTCATCAAGCTGTCCAAGACTTATAATGTTACTCTTAAGCCTTGGAATATAATAAACATTCTGTAGAGTTATGTGTTCAGTATTTTTGCACTGGAATAGAATTGAACCTTGTCCGCAAATGCTAGCCATGGACCCATCACCAAATCTTACTTTTCCTGTAATGGTAAGGTTTAATTCTACAAAGTAGCGTTTTTCAACTGACATGTGGCTACTTGCACCAGAATCCAAATACCAATTACTTTCTTTTGTCTCGGATTCATTGGTATTTTCTTGCAGCATAATTATCTCGGACTCCTCTGCTGGTAACAATTCTGGCACACACGTTTCCAGCAGCAGCAAAGATGGTCCTTCGTCTTCTTGTGTTAAATTAGCCTTTTCATCTCTCTCTTTCGTGGGACATTATGAGGCATAATGTCCCATTTGACCACAGCTATAACACTTGATCTTGCTCTTATCTTTCTTTTGCGGCTTTGACTCATCATCACCGTTTTTCCGGAAATCGCTGTTGCTTCTTCCCCTACCGCGGCCGCGTCCTCGGCCTCGACCTCTGCCCCCCTTTCCACTGTTGCTATTCTGAGCTTTTATGGAAGTGCTGCCCTCCTCTCTGGCCTTCCATTCAGCTCTCGTGAGAAGGACTGTTTCAGCTGAATTGCCTCCATAACCGAGCAAACGTTCTTCATGAGCCTTTAATGATCCAATTACCTCCTCTACCGATTTGGTTTTCAGATCACTAAATTCCTCTATGGCTGAAACTATCTGCAAAAATTTTGAGGAAGTTGAACGTAACAATTTCTTAATCACCTTTTCATCTTCAACAATGTTCCCAAGGCTTCTTAATTTATTGACGATGATGGTGAGTTTTCCAGAGAACTCATCTATTGTCTCTGAATCACTCATCTTCACTGCATCAAATTCACTCCATAAGGTTTGAGTTCTGACCTCCTTCACCCTTTCTGCGCCTTGGTTCATAACTTTGAGCATATTCCATGCCTCCTTTGCTGTCTTCTTGGCCCCTAGTTGAAGCAAGATATCTTCACCTATACCTTGATAGATGGCCGCCAATGCCATCTTGTCTCTTCGTTTATCAACTGGACCTTCAGACTCGATTGGCTCCCATACACCTTGAGCCATCATAAACACTTCCATTTTAATAGCCCATGCTGCATAATTGCTCTTTGTCAACATGGGATATTTTAGCGTAACCGAGCCCTCCTTCTCTTGACCCGGCAAGCTTTCTTTGTTTGAAGTATCGCTGGAGGCACCCTCTCTTTCTttctgctctctctctctccttgcTCTCTCAATCTCAAGGTGAGACATGTTTCAGGCCTTGATCGAAGTGAGCTGGGGAGTTCTGATGCCAATGGGAATAATGATGGCCAGATACTTGAAGGCGTTCAAGGTAGCAAACCCAGCTTGGTTTTATCTCCATGCAGCTTGCCAATCATCTGCATATATCATTGGGGTTGCTGGATGGGGAACTGGTCTTAAATTGGGCAGTGATTCTCCTGGAATCAACTACACCAAACACAGAAACATTGGTATAACCCTCTTCTGCTTTGCAACCCTTCAGGTAATAATATTTTGCCTAAAAAGTCGTTCGTTTTGTCTGGTtaaattctttcttttatttgctAGATATAATGAAAA
This genomic interval from Manihot esculenta cultivar AM560-2 chromosome 12, M.esculenta_v8, whole genome shotgun sequence contains the following:
- the LOC110628772 gene encoding cytochrome b561 and DOMON domain-containing protein At5g35735; this encodes MDKSSRTVFFSCVLLLSLCVPPSLAQTCRGHTFSTNQVFTACSDLPVLSSFFYWNYYPSNLTADIAFRKAGASTNTWVAWALNPSGQQMVGSQAILAFHNSSGVPTAYTTPITSFSPSMQPGNLSFQVSNLKAEYSNGHMILFATLHLTSSLISTNQVWQEGSMSGTSFNSHAMDSENSASVGTINFETGATVAGSVGTSTKKNVHGALNAVSWGVLMPMGIMMARYLKVFKVANPAWFYLHAACQSSAYIIGVAGWGTGLKLGSDSPGIKYTKHRNIGITLFSFATLQVFALLLRPKPDHKYRLYWNIYHHSIGYATIILSIINIYEGFDILDPEKKWKKIYTGIIIFLGALAALLEGITWIIVLRRKKAVTSNKHVIGSA
- the LOC110628723 gene encoding cytochrome b561 and DOMON domain-containing protein At5g35735; translated protein: MDKSWTTVFFSCVLLLSLCVPPSLAQTCRGHTFSSNQVFTACSNLPVLSSFLYWNYYPSNLTADIAFRKAGASTNTWVAWALNPSGQQMVGSQAILAFHNSSGVPTAYTTPITSFSPSMQPGNLSFRVSNLKAEYSNGDMILFATLHLTSSLISTNQVWQEGSMSGTSFNSHAMDSENSASVGTINFETGATVAGSVGTSTKKNVHGALNAVSWGVLMPMGIMMARYLKVFKVANPAWFYLHAACQSSAYIIGVAGWGTGLKLGSDSPGIKYTKHRNIGITLFCFATLQVFALLFRPKPDHKYRLYWNIYHHSIGYATIILSIINIYEGFDILDPEKKWKKIFTGIIILLGALAALLEVITWIIVLTRKKAVTSNKHVNGSA